A section of the Bacillus sp. HSf4 genome encodes:
- a CDS encoding methylthioribulose 1-phosphate dehydratase codes for MAVREQRRQELAEVKRELAARDWFPATSGNLSIKVAEAPLRFLVTASGKDKRKETDEDFLLVDQEGNPAESGHSLKPSAETLLHAYVYQKTNAGSCLHVHTVDNNVISELYAKEQQITFKGQEIIKALGIWEENAAVTIPIIENTAHIPDLAADFAAHLTGDSGAVLIRNHGITVWGKTAFEAKRFLEAYEFLFSWHLKLKAFRHAYV; via the coding sequence ATGGCTGTTAGAGAACAGCGCAGGCAGGAGCTTGCCGAAGTAAAAAGGGAGCTCGCGGCAAGAGACTGGTTTCCGGCGACAAGCGGCAACCTTTCAATCAAAGTAGCGGAGGCTCCGCTTCGCTTTTTGGTGACGGCCAGCGGAAAAGACAAACGAAAAGAGACGGACGAGGATTTTTTGCTGGTGGATCAAGAAGGCAATCCTGCAGAAAGCGGCCACTCCCTGAAGCCGTCGGCGGAAACGCTGCTCCATGCGTATGTCTATCAAAAAACAAACGCAGGCAGCTGTCTTCATGTTCATACCGTCGACAATAACGTGATTTCAGAACTTTATGCAAAAGAGCAGCAAATCACTTTTAAAGGGCAGGAAATCATTAAAGCGCTCGGGATATGGGAGGAAAACGCCGCAGTCACCATTCCGATTATCGAAAATACCGCCCATATTCCGGACTTGGCGGCTGATTTTGCCGCTCACCTGACAGGCGATTCCGGCGCCGTCTTGATCAGGAACCACGGCATTACCGTCTGGGGGAAAACGGCATTTGAAGCAAAGCGGTTTCTTGAAGCTTATGAATTTTTGTTCAGCTGGCATTTAAAATTAAAAGCTTTCAGACATGCGTATGTTTGA
- a CDS encoding cupin domain-containing protein: MATIRIHDEQNTMIENSEEVKKYLDQQGVIYEQWDITKLSAGLREKYDLTDAEKQEILNSFQSEIKDISERRGYKAQDVISLSDENPKLDELLKNFKQEHHHTDDEVRFIVNGHGIFAIEGKDGVFFDCLLSPGDLISVPENTRHYFTLQEDRKVVAVRIFVTTEGWVPIYEREQVKQS, encoded by the coding sequence ATGGCAACAATCCGTATCCATGATGAGCAAAACACGATGATCGAAAACAGTGAAGAGGTGAAAAAGTACCTCGATCAGCAGGGTGTGATTTACGAACAATGGGATATCACGAAACTGTCTGCAGGTTTAAGGGAAAAATACGATTTAACAGACGCGGAAAAACAGGAGATTTTAAATAGTTTTCAAAGTGAGATCAAAGACATTTCCGAGCGGCGCGGCTATAAGGCGCAAGATGTCATCTCGCTCTCTGATGAAAATCCAAAACTGGATGAACTTCTGAAAAACTTTAAACAGGAGCATCACCACACAGATGATGAGGTCAGGTTTATCGTCAACGGCCACGGCATCTTTGCGATTGAAGGAAAAGACGGCGTATTTTTCGATTGTTTATTGAGCCCCGGCGATTTGATCTCTGTTCCGGAAAACACCCGCCATTACTTCACGCTTCAAGAAGACAGGAAAGTCGTAGCCGTCAGGATATTTGTGACGACCGAGGGCTGGGTGCCGATCTATGAAAGAGAACAGGTTAAACAGTCATAA